TTACATCCACTTCCACACCTTTTATTTTCTGCTGTCCGTTAGTACGGCTATAGATGAACCCAGCGGTAGGTGATTCATGTTCCAGGTCTGTAGCCAGTACATTGTTCTTCACGATCTGATAGATAGCTACATTGGTGCTAAAGCGACCACCGAACCATTCCTTCTTCACACCCAGTTCCGTGTTAGACCCGGTGAGCGGTTTGAAAGTTTTTCCTTCCCAATCAGTACCACCATTCTGCATAAACACTTCATCGTATACGAAGTAAGCACTCAGACTGCTGTTTACAGAGTAACTCAGACCTACACGTGGAGTGAACTTACTTTCATTTTTAGTAGTGGAGTAAGGGTTATTATAAATATTGGTAGTATAGCGGCCGGCAATTGTCAGGCGCAGGGTATTATTCAGGAAACCGAGTTCATCCTGCAGGTATTCGGTGGTATAACCATAGTCATATTCCACACCTCTTACGCGAATGTTTTGAGAACGATCCCAGGTAGGTTGTGTTACGTTGCTGTAAGTGGGTTTATAAATGTTGAAGGTAGTATCACCCAGGGCATGTGATTGATTCCAGTCAGCCCAGTACTGGCTACGTTTCATATCCAGACCACCCAGTACGGTGTGGGTCACAGGACCGGTTTTGAATTTACCATTTACAAAGAACTGGCCGGTACGGTTGATGGCCAGTGCATCCCAGATACCGATATTTCTTTGCAACAGACTATCATTGTAAGAAGAGAAATAAGAAGGCCACATGCTCTGACCTCTCTGGTCATATTGCAGGTAGGCCACCTGTGCAGTAAATTTCCAGTTGTTGTTGAAGTTGTGCTCGAAAGTACCCGTCAGACTCTGATCTGTGATCTTAGTAGGATCCAGTTTTGGATCGGCAGTGGTGAAGTTGATAGGCAGATCAGCATACCCTTTGCGGGAAAAGGCATAGTTGCTGCCAATTACCTGCTCCTGCACAAACTGACGGTTATATTCCAATGTAACAGATGTTCTGTCGTCAATCAGGTATTTCAATACCGGTGCAATAGAGTAACGGTTATTGAATTCATAATTACGCCAGGAATCACGCTGTGTACCCATTACATTCAGGCGGTACAGCAGGCGGCCGTTTTTGGAGAGCTTGCCATCCAGGTCCAGTGTACCACGGTAAGTATTGAAACTACCTACGGTCAGCGCAATTTCATTATTATTACTCAACCCAGTAGGCTTCTTGGTCACTACGTTATAGAAGCCGGAAGGTTCCCCGCTGGAAAGCATAAAGCCCGCAGGGCCTTTCACAATTTCGATACGGTCTACCATGCTCATATCTTCGGTAAGCGGGCTCCATGGGCTACTTACTACGTTCATACCGTTTCTGAAAGCAGAGAGCTGGGAGCCTCGGGCCTGAATTTTAGTATAAATATCCCAGTGACCGATACGCATAGCGCCAGAGATATTCCTGGATACATCTTCCTGCATATCAAAGATCTGCTGATCCTGCAATACTTCGTGGGTGAGTACTTCGATGCTTTGCGGCACATCTTTGATAGGGGTAGCAATACGGAGGGAGGTCGATGGCGCATCTAACTTGTATTTGTTTCCATCGGCCACAACTACCACCTCTTTCATTTGCTGGTTGGTAGCACTGAGCTGGATGGTTACATGAGCGACCTTATCTTCTTCCACGGTTACCACCTCCTCTACGGATTCATATCCAATCAGGGAAACCTGCAATGTATATGTACCGGGTTTTATCTTTTTGAAAATGAATTCACCATTTTGATCTGTAACAATTCCTCTACCGGTGCCTTTGACCTGTACGGTTACGTAAGGGGCAGGCTGACCATCGGAAGTAATAACTTTCCCCCTGATAGCGGAAAGGAACTCGTCAGCTTTGGCGATGTTCCAAAGGGAACTAAGTAGTAATGTAAAAAGCAGCGTTGTGGTAAAAGTGTAACGGGTGACGTTTTGGTTCATAAAAGGTCCAGTTTATATGTCCTTGGTTTTTGGCTTGCAAAACTAACCCACACAAAGGCGTAAGGGTTTACGCAAAAAGGAAAAGTTTTAATCGTAGTGGGAAAAATTTAATAATTTGGCTTAATGAACCTTTATTTGTAGAGTCAGTAACTAATTTTATTTATTGTCCCGGTTTTGCCCTTTGTTTCCGGATAGCAGCTTTCTGACCCATAACAGGGATAATATAATGCATTGTAGTTTCCTTTTGCATAAGCGCTTATCCTAATAAAACCTGATTGGTCCTGCTATCCTTATTTCCAATTGGGATATGGTCGTTCTGGGAATGGAGGGAAAGGAAATGCTTTATGAGACCTTAGTAACAGGCGTCATCTTAGGTAATAAAAAATGGATCAGCAACCATGCCAACAGGAAAGACAGGCTGCAGTAAATGAAAATAATATTGTAGCCGGCTGTGATTTGGTTTAAGGCCTTGTAATGGTCCAATACTAATCCTATAGCAATTGGGAAAAGCACGCCGCCTACGGCTCCCGCCATGCCGCCTATGCCTATTACGGAGCTGACTGCTCCCGAGGGCAAAATGTCGGATACCACCGTATAGATATTGGCGCTCCAGGCAGCATTCCCTGCGATGGAAAGACTAATGAGACTTACTACTATCCAGATGTTCTCAGTATAACGGGAAGCAAAGATTGGCAATACCACAAGTGCAGATATCAGGAGGGCCATCTTACGGGCCTTATACACCGGCCAGCCTCGTTTAAGGAGGAAGGAAGACAAGTAACCACCACCCAGCGCACCCAGGGTAGCGGCAGTATATATTATAATCAGCGGAGGAGAAGGTTTCTTCAGGTCCAGATGAAACGCACTGGAAAAATATGACGGCAGCCAGTACATAAAAAAGTACCAGATCGGGTCAGTAAAAAACTTTCCGATGATGAACACCCAGGTCTGCTTCAGCCCAAATAACCAGCTCCAGGACACGGTCCCATTCAACAAAGGCTCGTTATCGCTTTTTATCAGCGCCAATTCGGCTGCAGATACTTTTTTATGATTTTCTGGTTTGTCGTAGGTAAGCACCCAGCCGATGAGCCATAAGCCTCCCAGGCTACCGGTAATGATAAATGCAGCCTGCCAGCCAAAGGCGCCTAGCAACCACGGAATAACCAGCGGTGCTGCTACTGCACCGATATTGGAGCCGGAATCAAAGATGCCCGTTGCCATGGCTCTTTCATTTTTAGGGAACCATTCTACAACAGTTTTAATAGCAGACGGGAAGTTACCGGATTCTCCAAGGCCCAGGAATGCCCTGATTATGCCAAATCCAAGTGTAGATCTTACTACGGCATGTAAAATGGCTGCCAGGCTCCATACTGCGATGGAGATGGTATATCCCATCTTGCTGCCAATCTTATCGATAATGCGGCCGAATACTAGCAGTCCGATGGCATAGGAAGCGGTAAAAGCCATTACAATATGGCTATAGTCAGTTTCTGTCCAGTTAAATTGCTTTTCAAGTATGGGTTTCAGATAGCCGACTACCTGCCTGTCCAGGTAATTGATGGTGGTTGCAAAAAACAGCATGCCGCAAATGACCCAGCGATAATTTCTCATGACTTATAATTTAACTTATTTGGTTTTCCCGAAAAACTATAATAAACCAGCCATGTATAAGGCTGGCAATAAAATGATATATGCATACTGATGATGAATGAGACCTGACAACCAGCCATAAAGCTGGGGTATTAAAGCGCCTCCAGTAATATCCCTAATAAGTACAGCCGATCCTATTGCCAAAGCTTTGCGCTGCAACTCATGAGAACCTGTGGCCAGATGATTGGAAATAAGGCACAATACTGCCCCCCGTAAAACCCAGCAGCCGGAGGTAGATGGATTCAGATGATCAGTGCCGCACTTTCCTTGTCAAGGAACATGGTTGTGTTTTCATGTTCCCTTAAGATGGTGGAAGGATATTTTTCTGAGATATCATTTTTTAATGTATGATATACGGCCTGTGCCTTGGTGGCTCCTGGCACCATACAGTAAATATACTTCGCGTTAAGCAGAGCAGGAATAGTGAGTGTATAAGCATATGGAGGTACATCAGCGGGTTGTGAAAAGCAACCTTCGTTTACCTGCTGCTGCTTGCAGGCTTCGTCCAGGTCTACTATTTTCACCAGCTTGCTGTCGTTAAACAAAGCCACATGCGGATCGTTAAAGGCCAGGTGGGCATTTTCACCAATGCCCATGAAGGTGATATCTACAGGATTGGTTTTCAGCAAAGCCGCATACCTGCTACATTCAGTATGAATGTCAGTGGCCTGTCCGTTAATGTAAAAAATATTTTTAAACGATACTTTGCCGAAAATCTTTTCTCTTAGAAAATTACTGAACAGCTGTGGGTGTCCATCCGGCAGCCCCATGTATTCGTCCATATGGAATGCCTGAACCCTGTTCCATTCAAGGTCTTCCCTGATCAAAGCAGCCAGGAACTCCAGCTGCGAACCGGCAGCGGCAAAGATGATATTGACCACAGGCTGCTGCTGCAGCAGCTCTTTTATCTGCTGTGCAGCCATCGTAGCTGCAGCTTGTCCAAGCGCCTGGCGATTTTCATAAATATTAACGGCTAACTGTCCTGCTGTAATTGCTGTCATGCTTATTTTATTTTCCACCTTGTTTAAAATCTGAATTTGAGGCCGGCACGTCCCCAATAAGAATAAAATTGCTTTTCGTAAATGCGCTGCTTGTTACCGAAATAAGAGCGCTGGGGAGCATTTGTAAGATTTTGTGCTTCCACATATACAGTAAAGTATTTGCTGAGTTGGTACGATGCATTGGCATCCACCTGTATGCGTGCATCCCTGATCACATCTTTATCCGCATTATCACCCAGGCTTACGACGTAAGATCCGTTGTAGTTAAGATTACCCTGGATAGTGAAACCTTTTAAAGAATATGCCAGCGATCCGTTGGCACTGTGGGTGGCCTGACCAGGCAGACGCAAGTTCTTGCGGAACTGTGCATCAGCATCAGAGTGGCTGTAGGTATAGTTAGCAAAAATGGTGAATCCTTTCAGAAATCCCGGAAGGAAGGTCATATTTGCCTGTGCATTCAACTCCAGTCCGTATACATTAGCAGAGTTACCATTCAGCGTCTGGTAATATCTCCAGCCTGTATATTGATCTGCCCCGTCAAATTCATCTCCGGCCAGGTTGATCACGCTATTGTATTGAAACTTGTCGATCTTCTTATAGAAGATGCCTCCGGAAAGGATACCCAGGTTAGACAGGTATTTTTCTGCCATCAGGTCTACATTGGTAGAGAATGCCGGCTTCAGCTCAGGATTACCATCGGTCACGGTTTCGCTGAGGATATTGATAATTCGCCCAGGCACGAGGTCTGCGAAATTCGGACGGGAATAGCCAAAGGTCACACCACCACGGATCAGAGATGACTTTGTAAGATCATATTTACCCTGGATGTTGGGCAGGAATCGCACATAGCTGTTTGTTTTCTTTGCCAGGGTGGTAGAAGCCCACTGTTCA
This Chitinophaga sancti DNA region includes the following protein-coding sequences:
- a CDS encoding TonB-dependent siderophore receptor; protein product: MNQNVTRYTFTTTLLFTLLLSSLWNIAKADEFLSAIRGKVITSDGQPAPYVTVQVKGTGRGIVTDQNGEFIFKKIKPGTYTLQVSLIGYESVEEVVTVEEDKVAHVTIQLSATNQQMKEVVVVADGNKYKLDAPSTSLRIATPIKDVPQSIEVLTHEVLQDQQIFDMQEDVSRNISGAMRIGHWDIYTKIQARGSQLSAFRNGMNVVSSPWSPLTEDMSMVDRIEIVKGPAGFMLSSGEPSGFYNVVTKKPTGLSNNNEIALTVGSFNTYRGTLDLDGKLSKNGRLLYRLNVMGTQRDSWRNYEFNNRYSIAPVLKYLIDDRTSVTLEYNRQFVQEQVIGSNYAFSRKGYADLPINFTTADPKLDPTKITDQSLTGTFEHNFNNNWKFTAQVAYLQYDQRGQSMWPSYFSSYNDSLLQRNIGIWDALAINRTGQFFVNGKFKTGPVTHTVLGGLDMKRSQYWADWNQSHALGDTTFNIYKPTYSNVTQPTWDRSQNIRVRGVEYDYGYTTEYLQDELGFLNNTLRLTIAGRYTTNIYNNPYSTTKNESKFTPRVGLSYSVNSSLSAYFVYDEVFMQNGGTDWEGKTFKPLTGSNTELGVKKEWFGGRFSTNVAIYQIVKNNVLATDLEHESPTAGFIYSRTNGQQKIKGVEVDVKGELARGLSVVANYAYTDGQVTKDSYASLVGNYISGTAKHIQNSWVTYRVPAGVLNGLRIFAGYQWQIGRIAGQVYDKSENFLPDYFRLDGGVGYNINKFSFNVNVNNVLNKYLYTGAPSYDNNGNHIYYWQAEAGRNLRVSTSYRF
- a CDS encoding MFS transporter; its protein translation is MRNYRWVICGMLFFATTINYLDRQVVGYLKPILEKQFNWTETDYSHIVMAFTASYAIGLLVFGRIIDKIGSKMGYTISIAVWSLAAILHAVVRSTLGFGIIRAFLGLGESGNFPSAIKTVVEWFPKNERAMATGIFDSGSNIGAVAAPLVIPWLLGAFGWQAAFIITGSLGGLWLIGWVLTYDKPENHKKVSAAELALIKSDNEPLLNGTVSWSWLFGLKQTWVFIIGKFFTDPIWYFFMYWLPSYFSSAFHLDLKKPSPPLIIIYTAATLGALGGGYLSSFLLKRGWPVYKARKMALLISALVVLPIFASRYTENIWIVVSLISLSIAGNAAWSANIYTVVSDILPSGAVSSVIGIGGMAGAVGGVLFPIAIGLVLDHYKALNQITAGYNIIFIYCSLSFLLAWLLIHFLLPKMTPVTKVS
- a CDS encoding 6-phosphogluconolactonase codes for the protein MTAITAGQLAVNIYENRQALGQAAATMAAQQIKELLQQQPVVNIIFAAAGSQLEFLAALIREDLEWNRVQAFHMDEYMGLPDGHPQLFSNFLREKIFGKVSFKNIFYINGQATDIHTECSRYAALLKTNPVDITFMGIGENAHLAFNDPHVALFNDSKLVKIVDLDEACKQQQVNEGCFSQPADVPPYAYTLTIPALLNAKYIYCMVPGATKAQAVYHTLKNDISEKYPSTILREHENTTMFLDKESAALII